A genomic region of Bacillota bacterium contains the following coding sequences:
- the cas7b gene encoding type I-B CRISPR-associated protein Cas7/Csh2, producing MSIVEKNSEILFLYDAKLCNPNGDPDDENRPRMDYDQERCLVSDVRLKRYLRDYLEEMGHTIYVTKSAGVVQAGNRLMDVLDKEKVSGNDLPELLAKLLDVRLFGATMPIKGERRGEGEAVNLTGPVQFAWGYSLNKVQPVDSSTISSHFASRDSAAQGTFGKDYRLYYALIAFHGIVSARRAQAMFERSEQQLESTTTEEDIALMDDAMVRAIPLLATRSKIGQYPRLYARFIFRDGDTFMGDLRDSLRLSESVGLRAINDFSLELDGLAGPLERIESRLDHVLVWQDPDLQTTASGEKTTLANWLVNHIGNERVHIWEGA from the coding sequence ATGAGTATAGTTGAAAAAAACAGTGAGATTCTTTTTCTTTACGATGCCAAGCTATGCAATCCAAACGGAGATCCTGATGACGAAAACCGCCCCCGCATGGATTATGATCAGGAGCGCTGCCTGGTCTCCGATGTCCGGTTGAAGCGTTATCTGCGTGATTATCTGGAGGAGATGGGGCATACAATTTACGTAACCAAATCCGCGGGGGTTGTTCAGGCAGGAAACCGTCTCATGGATGTTCTGGATAAAGAAAAGGTCAGCGGAAATGATCTTCCGGAATTATTGGCCAAATTGCTGGACGTACGGCTATTTGGCGCTACCATGCCCATCAAAGGGGAACGTCGCGGTGAAGGCGAGGCCGTCAACCTCACAGGGCCAGTCCAATTTGCCTGGGGTTATTCCCTCAACAAGGTACAACCTGTGGATTCTTCGACAATATCCTCACATTTCGCCTCTCGGGATTCCGCCGCACAGGGTACCTTCGGCAAAGACTACCGCCTATATTATGCCCTGATCGCTTTCCATGGTATTGTCAGCGCCAGGCGTGCCCAGGCTATGTTTGAAAGGAGCGAGCAACAACTGGAAAGCACCACTACCGAGGAAGATATTGCTCTGATGGATGATGCGATGGTCCGTGCCATCCCCCTGCTGGCAACCCGCTCCAAGATCGGCCAGTATCCGCGTCTCTATGCCCGTTTTATCTTTCGGGATGGCGACACCTTCATGGGCGATCTGCGAGACAGTCTGCGGCTAAGCGAAAGTGTTGGCCTGCGAGCAATAAATGATTTTTCCCTGGAGTTGGACGGCCTGGCAGGGCCCCTGGAACGTATAGAAAGCCGCCTCGATCATGTTCTGGTCTGGCAAGATCCAGACTTGCAGACCACTGCCAGCGGGGAAAAAACAACCCTGGCAAACTGGTTGGTCAATCATATTGGAAACGAACGGGTCCATATCTGGGAAGGAGCTTGA
- the cas3 gene encoding CRISPR-associated helicase Cas3', with the protein MPYYAHKEEKRFYLLSAHLAETAAGIAERLCTHPRYDELVSAALLCGLTHDFGKYTRFFQHYLRTGKGGPEKQHAFSSALWAAHLAEQFEMPPLHSLALFVSVCRHHRSLADPEELLLPPRELTGPPWDHLEPTRSDRLQITQKQIDALGTETEKLAVARSLHKAARHTSQLLQQKDLHEPSWLNADWSALLHDFLDNWTVSYGRLYRYRRQQIRNRESVDLQYYFDMLTLFSTLIDADKIHAARLEDVERASLPRQPVKKYREKQFGPPTTDVDRLRDELYNTVCHNMKEAPLSRKIFTITAPTGSGKTLAALASAFILRNKLEKSGIARPRIIYALPFTSIVDQTYGTIREVLSTYQTDKNYSTPPSSWLLKHHHLAENIYHTAGESDMESLSLDKSLLLIESWQSEIIVTTFVQLLHTFVGNENRMLKKFHRLQNSILILDEVQNIPVEYWPLVENVLREACHHLGTRVLLLTATRPEWFGKDEILELGGADLQIRRRFATLDRVTITANLEPFTVEELADNFLKQYNSDQSYLVILNTIKSSITFHRLLKEKLDPTAPLYYLSTNITPVERSHRLQQLRELLKHGSKPVLVSTQVVEAGVDLDFDEVWRDLGPVDAVVQAAGRCNRHFSHEHAYVRVWHLVNRTEKNETSLAQYVYGKIHTHAAKVMFEKEPQLRESNFYETIASYFETVRQAKSTSTSNKLLEAMQSWRFSPRERDSELLGVANFALIEDRPHYLKVFVELDEDAANIWHLYQTTVIPEKEYLKRREAYLSLKRDFNSYTLSVPAKLLVGRLDDSYTPLYIPNEMLEEFYDPETGFARIDDEKVLIL; encoded by the coding sequence GTGCCATACTACGCTCACAAAGAAGAAAAACGCTTCTACCTGTTAAGTGCGCACCTGGCCGAAACAGCCGCAGGCATAGCGGAACGGTTGTGTACACATCCGCGTTATGATGAACTTGTATCAGCAGCCTTGCTCTGCGGATTGACCCATGATTTTGGCAAATATACCCGTTTTTTTCAGCATTATTTGCGTACAGGAAAAGGCGGCCCGGAGAAGCAGCACGCATTTTCATCGGCGCTCTGGGCTGCCCATCTTGCCGAACAGTTTGAAATGCCCCCCCTGCACTCCCTTGCATTGTTTGTCTCCGTTTGCCGCCATCATCGCAGCCTGGCCGATCCCGAAGAACTTCTCTTGCCGCCCCGCGAGTTGACAGGCCCCCCATGGGACCACCTGGAACCGACCAGAAGTGATCGCTTACAAATTACGCAGAAACAAATTGATGCGCTGGGCACAGAAACAGAGAAACTGGCAGTTGCACGTTCCTTGCATAAGGCAGCACGACATACTAGCCAGCTCCTTCAGCAAAAAGATCTACACGAGCCGTCCTGGTTGAATGCGGATTGGTCTGCCCTGCTCCATGATTTCCTTGATAATTGGACTGTATCGTACGGACGTCTTTATCGTTACCGGAGGCAGCAGATCCGGAACAGGGAGAGTGTAGATTTGCAATACTATTTTGATATGCTTACTTTGTTCTCCACACTGATAGATGCTGACAAAATTCATGCTGCTCGGTTAGAAGATGTGGAACGTGCTTCTTTGCCCCGTCAGCCTGTCAAAAAATATCGGGAGAAACAATTTGGCCCACCAACTACAGATGTTGATCGATTGCGTGACGAACTTTACAACACTGTATGCCACAACATGAAAGAGGCCCCTCTTTCCCGGAAAATTTTTACCATCACCGCACCCACCGGCAGCGGAAAAACTCTGGCAGCGCTGGCCTCAGCCTTTATCCTGAGAAACAAACTGGAGAAATCCGGCATTGCCCGCCCCCGGATCATTTACGCATTACCCTTCACCAGCATTGTAGATCAAACTTACGGTACCATCCGGGAGGTTCTGAGCACCTACCAAACTGACAAAAATTATAGCACCCCTCCCTCCTCCTGGTTGCTCAAACATCATCATCTTGCCGAAAATATTTACCACACGGCGGGTGAATCAGATATGGAATCACTTTCACTGGACAAATCACTCCTGCTTATCGAAAGCTGGCAAAGTGAAATCATTGTAACCACCTTCGTACAATTGCTTCATACCTTTGTTGGCAACGAAAACCGTATGCTGAAAAAATTTCACCGCCTCCAGAACTCTATCCTGATCCTTGATGAGGTCCAGAATATACCTGTGGAATATTGGCCCCTGGTAGAAAATGTTCTGCGGGAAGCATGTCATCACCTGGGCACCCGGGTTTTATTATTGACCGCCACCCGTCCTGAATGGTTCGGCAAAGACGAAATTCTTGAGTTGGGTGGCGCGGACCTGCAGATCCGCAGGCGTTTTGCCACCCTGGATCGGGTCACCATAACGGCGAATCTTGAACCTTTCACCGTAGAAGAACTAGCTGATAATTTCCTGAAGCAATACAACAGTGATCAATCCTACCTGGTGATTTTGAATACGATAAAAAGCTCGATCACTTTTCACCGTCTGCTCAAAGAAAAACTGGACCCGACTGCTCCACTCTATTATCTTTCCACAAATATTACCCCCGTTGAAAGAAGCCACCGTCTGCAACAATTGCGTGAATTGCTCAAGCACGGAAGCAAACCGGTTCTTGTATCTACCCAGGTGGTTGAAGCAGGCGTGGACCTTGATTTCGATGAAGTCTGGCGCGACCTCGGCCCGGTGGATGCGGTTGTGCAAGCGGCCGGACGCTGTAACCGCCATTTTTCCCATGAGCATGCTTACGTCCGGGTATGGCACTTGGTGAATCGTACTGAAAAAAACGAAACCTCTCTTGCACAATATGTTTATGGAAAAATTCACACCCATGCAGCAAAGGTAATGTTTGAAAAAGAACCTCAGCTCAGGGAAAGTAATTTTTACGAAACCATCGCCAGCTATTTTGAAACCGTGCGACAAGCCAAATCAACTTCCACAAGTAACAAATTGCTGGAGGCAATGCAATCCTGGCGTTTCTCCCCTCGTGAGCGCGATTCAGAGTTGCTCGGTGTGGCCAATTTTGCCTTGATCGAGGATCGCCCTCATTATTTGAAAGTCTTCGTTGAACTTGATGAAGATGCCGCTAATATCTGGCATCTCTATCAAACCACGGTCATTCCTGAAAAGGAATATCTGAAGCGGCGAGAGGCCTACCTGTCCCTGAAACGTGATTTCAACAGCTACACGCTGTCTGTTCCCGCCAAGTTGCTTGTTGGGCGTCTCGATGACTCATACACTCCATTGTATATACCCAATGAAATGCTCGAGGAATTCTATGACCCGGAAACCGGTTTTGCAAGAATCGATGACGAGAAGGTTCTCATACTTTAG
- a CDS encoding SPFH domain-containing protein, with protein sequence MSENPKTNVKQMLEEEIEARSRAGMPVLLVNIVLMIAAVLLFIRGIILVEDVMIPGIVMIIVGALYTCIVGPLLFAGLKALKPNEALVLTLFGRYYGTLRGEGFFFVNPFTAAFNPSSQSLSSGVIAAAAKQAAPADKTTPTTTVQPFSSKIISLKAMTLNNEKQKINDRLGNPIIIGIVVIWKVVNTAKAVFNVDNFTEFLSIQCDSALRDIVRLYPYDVSDVSDDNNEKSLRGSSREVAEKLKAEIQSKVEAAGLEIMEARITHLSYAPEIAAAMLQRQQASAIIDARQMIVEGAVGMVEMALSKLSENEIVQLDEERKAAMVSNLLVVLCGNRDAQPVVNSGSLY encoded by the coding sequence ATGTCTGAAAATCCCAAAACCAATGTCAAGCAGATGTTAGAAGAGGAAATCGAGGCCAGGTCAAGGGCCGGTATGCCCGTCTTGCTGGTGAACATCGTCCTGATGATCGCCGCCGTGTTGTTGTTCATCCGCGGTATCATCCTGGTCGAGGACGTGATGATTCCAGGGATAGTCATGATCATTGTTGGAGCTCTTTATACCTGTATTGTCGGCCCGCTTCTCTTTGCAGGCCTGAAGGCGCTGAAACCCAACGAGGCGCTCGTGCTCACTCTTTTTGGCCGTTATTACGGCACGCTCAGGGGGGAAGGGTTCTTCTTCGTCAATCCCTTCACCGCGGCCTTCAATCCTTCCTCGCAATCTCTGTCTTCCGGTGTCATAGCGGCGGCTGCCAAACAGGCTGCGCCTGCCGATAAAACAACGCCCACGACAACCGTCCAGCCTTTTTCGAGCAAGATAATTTCACTCAAGGCCATGACCCTCAATAACGAAAAACAGAAGATCAACGACCGCCTGGGAAACCCGATCATCATCGGCATCGTGGTCATCTGGAAAGTCGTCAATACAGCCAAAGCAGTCTTCAATGTCGACAACTTCACCGAGTTCCTGTCCATCCAGTGTGACTCGGCGTTGCGTGACATTGTTCGCCTTTATCCGTATGATGTGTCGGATGTTTCGGACGATAACAACGAGAAATCCCTGCGTGGCAGCAGCCGCGAGGTTGCCGAAAAATTGAAGGCGGAAATACAGTCAAAAGTGGAGGCAGCGGGTCTGGAAATAATGGAAGCCCGGATCACCCACCTCTCCTATGCCCCGGAAATCGCGGCGGCCATGCTCCAGAGGCAGCAGGCTTCGGCAATCATCGATGCGCGGCAGATGATCGTGGAGGGCGCCGTGGGCATGGTGGAGATGGCTCTGTCCAAGCTCAGCGAAAACGAGATCGTGCAGCTGGACGAGGAGCGCAAGGCTGCCATGGTCAGCA
- a CDS encoding carbon-nitrogen hydrolase family protein, protein MRIGVAQTFVAEEMKTNTARMMEKIAAAADMEIDLLLFPEMCLTGYNFHAWKNAHFWGELDESLQKLALQASATGMGLVVGRVFLAGDKMYNAATVFLPDGKSYTYCKNNLTAAEEDHLLPGTAPLSFDFRGYRFGVIICRDQNYPELARKTCKGADALLLPAAHYYKPAEARWKLDKNRALPLARAVENRCHVFLANTVGSHLNLISLGNSLIADPEGILVAMADEVSETFITCDLPAAEAGEAGK, encoded by the coding sequence TTGCGTATCGGTGTTGCCCAGACCTTCGTTGCCGAGGAGATGAAAACCAACACGGCCAGGATGATGGAAAAAATCGCCGCGGCCGCTGATATGGAGATAGACCTGCTGTTATTCCCGGAGATGTGCCTCACGGGCTACAATTTCCATGCCTGGAAGAACGCTCATTTCTGGGGAGAACTTGACGAATCCCTGCAGAAGCTTGCCCTGCAGGCGTCGGCAACGGGAATGGGCCTGGTTGTCGGCCGGGTATTTCTTGCCGGGGACAAGATGTACAACGCAGCCACGGTTTTCCTTCCCGATGGGAAGAGTTACACATACTGCAAGAACAATCTCACCGCCGCCGAGGAAGATCACCTCCTTCCCGGTACCGCCCCCCTCTCCTTCGATTTCCGGGGGTACCGTTTCGGCGTGATCATCTGCCGCGACCAGAATTACCCCGAATTGGCCCGGAAAACATGCAAGGGCGCCGATGCCCTCCTGCTTCCCGCCGCCCATTACTACAAGCCGGCCGAGGCCCGCTGGAAACTGGATAAAAACAGAGCCCTCCCCCTGGCCCGGGCGGTGGAAAACAGGTGCCATGTCTTCCTCGCCAATACCGTGGGCAGCCACCTGAATCTGATCAGCCTGGGCAACAGCCTCATTGCCGATCCGGAAGGTATCCTGGTGGCCATGGCCGATGAAGTATCGGAAACTTTCATCACCTGTGATCTCCCCGCTGCGGAAGCCGGGGAAGCCGGGAAATGA
- the cas5 gene encoding CRISPR-associated protein Cas5, protein MAHFRKYYTNSSSLTYGFPPRTVLMGVVAAVLGMERDSYYGTMDMGHFAVAVKVPGRRLMQTVNYTRTRKEDLTILQKFGTVPGTQIPLELLLPDGGHPKLCFRVFFSHPDRDLLDETAQCLQEGRSHYPVYLGLTECPAMAEFRGLFEPGEYQRLPEGTSIMLTSVLNTASLQKLVLDESAPGRIFREQAPHSFGEGRRLQPPATLLYTEGEHLAARLRTDAYRFEIGDAETDTIAFMES, encoded by the coding sequence ATGGCACATTTCCGAAAATACTATACCAATTCATCGTCTCTAACTTATGGTTTTCCACCACGTACAGTGCTTATGGGCGTAGTGGCTGCGGTTTTGGGTATGGAGCGAGACTCCTACTATGGAACCATGGACATGGGCCATTTCGCTGTTGCAGTAAAAGTCCCCGGCAGACGGCTGATGCAGACCGTGAACTATACACGCACCAGAAAGGAGGACCTCACCATTTTGCAAAAGTTCGGCACAGTCCCCGGCACCCAGATACCGCTGGAATTGTTGCTTCCCGATGGGGGCCATCCCAAACTTTGTTTTCGTGTCTTTTTCAGCCATCCTGATCGAGATCTGTTGGACGAAACGGCACAGTGCCTGCAGGAGGGGCGTAGCCACTACCCGGTTTATCTGGGCTTGACTGAATGTCCGGCCATGGCTGAATTCCGGGGCCTCTTTGAGCCCGGGGAATATCAACGCCTGCCCGAAGGAACATCGATCATGCTTACCTCTGTTCTTAACACAGCTTCACTACAGAAATTGGTGTTGGACGAAAGCGCCCCCGGTCGTATCTTTCGAGAGCAAGCCCCCCATTCTTTTGGTGAAGGGCGCCGTCTGCAGCCGCCGGCAACGCTACTTTACACCGAGGGAGAACATCTGGCCGCACGGTTGCGTACCGATGCTTATCGTTTTGAAATCGGCGATGCAGAAACAGATACAATTGCTTTTATGGAGAGTTAG